One Halalkalicoccus sp. NIPERK01 genomic region harbors:
- a CDS encoding substrate-binding domain-containing protein: MGRGNNRRRSGVSRRTFVKAAGASGVTAGSLGLAGCLGSAQEDTVIIHADSDFKDYRDPFLEALHEAGLDESITYEVRAAANNTEQRRQDIQSALEAGRAPPDIFMMDSGWTIPFILREQTVNLEEHLSNEVLNRIQDTYLPMSVETASHPETGNLNALPLFPDFPVMLYRRDLVEEAGYDTSGWATQPMSWQEFSRVVADAQEQAGLDFGFTTQASAYEGLSCCTFNETMSGWGGAYFNGLDQIFDAGGREVTVEEEPVLNAIRMMRSFMYGEEDEHALEGFEQISPTSIVQWIEDTSLGPFQNGNAVAHRNWPFAIAETATEDAFGEAIGTMPMPYGVPEEESEYDGLGGSRVALGGWHLAINPGTERLDECVQILEAFTAESVQLTLFEVGSWFPPNIELLESDTVQETEPLGRYTDTLRFVGNRAVPRPVSDVWTEQSAHIYIEVHNAYTRSKSPEQAMADLHERLRDSEQAVAQLEEEDGN; the protein is encoded by the coding sequence ATGGGGCGAGGGAACAACAGACGACGCTCCGGAGTATCGAGACGCACGTTCGTCAAGGCGGCCGGTGCTTCGGGCGTCACGGCAGGATCGCTCGGTCTCGCGGGTTGTCTCGGGAGTGCCCAAGAGGACACCGTCATCATCCACGCGGACTCCGACTTCAAGGACTATCGGGACCCGTTCTTGGAAGCCCTCCACGAGGCCGGTCTCGACGAGAGCATCACCTACGAAGTCCGCGCGGCCGCGAACAACACAGAACAACGCCGACAGGACATCCAGTCGGCGCTCGAGGCCGGGCGGGCACCGCCGGACATCTTCATGATGGACTCGGGGTGGACCATCCCCTTCATCCTGCGAGAGCAGACGGTGAATCTGGAGGAACACCTCTCCAACGAGGTTCTCAACCGCATCCAGGACACTTACCTTCCGATGTCGGTCGAGACGGCTTCCCATCCCGAGACCGGTAATCTGAACGCCCTACCGCTGTTCCCCGACTTCCCGGTGATGCTCTACCGGAGGGACCTCGTCGAGGAGGCGGGGTACGATACGAGCGGCTGGGCGACGCAGCCGATGTCGTGGCAGGAGTTCTCCCGGGTCGTCGCCGACGCCCAGGAACAGGCCGGCCTCGACTTCGGCTTCACGACGCAGGCGTCGGCCTACGAGGGGCTCTCGTGTTGTACGTTCAACGAGACCATGTCCGGCTGGGGCGGCGCGTACTTCAACGGTCTCGACCAGATCTTCGACGCCGGCGGTCGCGAAGTCACCGTCGAGGAAGAGCCCGTCCTGAACGCGATCCGGATGATGCGATCGTTCATGTACGGCGAGGAGGACGAACACGCCCTTGAGGGATTCGAGCAGATCTCGCCCACCTCGATCGTCCAGTGGATCGAGGACACGTCGCTCGGACCGTTCCAGAACGGGAACGCCGTCGCCCACCGCAACTGGCCGTTCGCGATCGCGGAGACTGCCACCGAGGACGCCTTCGGCGAGGCCATCGGCACCATGCCGATGCCCTACGGCGTGCCCGAGGAGGAGTCCGAGTACGATGGGCTCGGCGGTTCGCGCGTCGCCCTCGGGGGCTGGCATCTGGCGATCAATCCGGGCACCGAACGCCTCGACGAGTGTGTTCAGATCCTCGAGGCGTTCACGGCCGAAAGCGTCCAGCTCACGCTGTTCGAGGTGGGGTCGTGGTTCCCGCCGAACATCGAACTCCTCGAGTCCGACACGGTTCAGGAGACCGAACCGCTGGGCCGCTACACCGACACGCTTCGGTTCGTCGGGAATCGCGCAGTACCGCGGCCGGTGAGCGACGTCTGGACCGAGCAGTCCGCGCACATCTACATCGAGGTACACAACGCGTACACTCGGTCGAAATCCCCAGAGCAGGCGATGGCGGACCTACACGAACGGCTGAGAGACAGCGAACAGGCCGTAGCGCAACTGGAGGAGGAAGATGGCAACTGA